From a single Calothrix sp. NIES-2098 genomic region:
- a CDS encoding ABC-2 type transporter: MKWIQTLLNSRFWSLAVKEFRQILRSRETLVLLIIPPTIQMLLYGFALNPDVHYLKLGVVDYANTYESRELVSLLTVNKVFTLEKYLYNTQDLGEQVRQGKITAGLIIPPDFKRNLSEDKSGEVQILIDAVDANTAGIAQGYLNQMINQFSRRLSSNQAAPLISPQTTFLYNPGLRSSWFFIPGVLGLVLTLISSLVSSVTVVREKDTGTLEQLLMTPAEAWEILLAKIVPLFVLLMGDVILALSIGRLVFSVPFRGNAALFLTLSGLYLFVGIGIGIMLATVCRTQQQVVLTSFFINLPLIQLSGAISPIESMPIFFKYLSLLDPLRHYIEIVRGILLKGVGLEVLWTHAIALLLFATLLLSISINQFRRQLS; the protein is encoded by the coding sequence ATGAAATGGATTCAAACTTTATTAAACAGCCGATTCTGGAGTTTAGCAGTTAAAGAATTTCGCCAAATATTGCGTAGTAGAGAAACATTAGTGTTGTTGATAATTCCGCCAACAATTCAAATGTTACTTTATGGCTTTGCTCTCAATCCAGATGTGCATTATCTCAAATTAGGAGTTGTCGATTATGCAAATACTTATGAAAGTAGAGAATTAGTTTCTCTTTTAACAGTAAATAAAGTCTTTACATTAGAAAAATATCTGTATAATACTCAAGATTTAGGCGAACAAGTAAGGCAAGGAAAAATCACAGCAGGTTTAATTATCCCGCCGGATTTTAAACGTAATTTATCAGAAGATAAATCTGGTGAAGTTCAAATTTTGATTGATGCAGTAGATGCCAATACTGCTGGTATCGCCCAAGGTTATCTCAATCAGATGATTAATCAATTTAGCCGTCGCTTATCATCTAATCAAGCAGCACCATTAATTAGCCCACAAACAACTTTTCTTTATAATCCTGGATTGCGAAGTAGTTGGTTTTTTATCCCAGGAGTTTTGGGATTAGTTTTAACGCTAATTAGTTCTTTAGTTTCTTCAGTAACAGTTGTTAGAGAAAAGGATACAGGAACTCTAGAACAATTGTTAATGACTCCAGCAGAAGCTTGGGAGATATTACTAGCTAAAATTGTGCCCCTATTTGTGCTGTTGATGGGCGATGTAATTTTGGCTTTAAGTATAGGAAGATTAGTTTTTAGCGTTCCTTTTCGAGGCAATGCTGCACTTTTTTTAACCTTATCAGGACTTTATTTATTTGTCGGAATTGGAATTGGTATTATGCTAGCTACAGTTTGCCGTACTCAGCAGCAAGTTGTACTGACATCATTTTTTATTAATTTACCTTTAATTCAGCTTTCTGGTGCTATCTCTCCCATTGAAAGTATGCCCATATTCTTTAAGTATTTATCTCTACTAGATCCCCTACGTCATTATATAGAGATTGTACGAGGCATACTGCTCAAAGGTGTGGGGTTGGAGGTGTTATGGACTCATGCGATCGCACTTTTGCTCTTTGCTACACTACTGTTATCCATCAGTATCAACCAATTCCGCCGCCAACTAAGTTAA
- a CDS encoding ABC-2 type transporter: MKRILSQCRKELAQFRRDRLSLALAFLLPLMTLIIFGFVIRLESKNIPLFIQDFDNTPLSRSYIERLFATNQFEPIHNSKFSLFTSNQNTDIQNPQVAIDKGLAKATVVIPPDFSRKIKSELPTDVQVLVDGTDVNNARIIKNSIQATTIFFLRDSGLQTSFNKVIAHIRLWFNPGRKESLYIVPGVYAVILWIYPSLLTAVAMVREKEKGTILQVYASSLTAEELLLGKGLAYLLIGISVALVITVISAIIWQLNFAVEPTSLLLGTLIFLIDSVMFGLLIGVRVGNQNSAVQAVALVGFLTALLLSGFIYPISNIPFPLSLVSAIIPARYYIEITRDAYVRGTGWTGVWFSVIMLIILGLLLFNAARRILKRMQLSD; the protein is encoded by the coding sequence TAGCACAATTTCGGCGCGATCGCCTTTCCCTAGCGCTGGCATTTCTCTTGCCATTAATGACCTTAATTATTTTTGGTTTTGTGATTCGCTTAGAATCTAAAAATATTCCTTTATTTATCCAAGATTTTGATAACACTCCTCTCAGTCGTTCTTATATAGAACGCTTATTTGCCACAAATCAATTTGAACCAATTCATAATTCTAAATTTTCCCTTTTTACTTCTAATCAAAATACCGACATCCAAAACCCCCAAGTAGCTATTGATAAAGGACTTGCAAAAGCTACTGTAGTAATTCCCCCAGATTTTAGCCGAAAAATTAAGTCAGAATTGCCTACTGACGTACAAGTTTTAGTAGATGGCACTGATGTTAATAACGCGCGAATTATTAAAAATAGTATTCAAGCAACAACAATATTTTTCTTAAGAGACTCAGGTTTACAAACATCATTTAATAAAGTAATTGCTCATATTCGCCTCTGGTTTAATCCTGGCAGAAAAGAATCACTTTATATTGTGCCTGGTGTTTATGCAGTTATTTTATGGATTTATCCCTCACTATTAACAGCAGTTGCAATGGTACGCGAAAAAGAAAAAGGGACAATCCTACAAGTTTACGCTTCCAGCCTCACCGCCGAAGAACTGTTGTTAGGAAAAGGTTTAGCTTATCTATTAATTGGAATTAGCGTAGCTTTAGTGATTACGGTAATCAGTGCAATAATTTGGCAATTAAATTTTGCAGTAGAGCCAACATCATTATTACTAGGCACGTTAATATTTTTAATAGATAGCGTAATGTTTGGTTTATTAATTGGTGTACGGGTAGGTAATCAAAATTCTGCCGTTCAAGCCGTAGCATTAGTTGGTTTCTTAACAGCTTTACTACTATCTGGATTTATTTATCCTATCAGTAACATTCCTTTTCCACTTTCTCTAGTTTCGGCGATTATTCCAGCACGTTATTATATTGAAATCACACGTGATGCTTACGTGCGCGGTACTGGATGGACAGGCGTTTGGTTTTCAGTAATCATGTTAATAATTCTAGGACTATTATTATTTAATGCCGCACGTCGGATATTAAAGCGAATGCAATTATCAGATTAG